In one window of Burkholderia cenocepacia DNA:
- the rlmB gene encoding 23S rRNA (guanosine(2251)-2'-O)-methyltransferase RlmB, protein MSRLKVLYGFHAVTARLRHDASTVAEVLYDQTRRDRRMQDFLHAAKEAGVRLIAADETRLWGLAHTERHQGVVARVEDMPLAQNLSELLDGINGPALLLVLDGVTDPHNLGACLRVADSAGAHAVIAPRDRAVGLNATAAKVASGAADTVPYITVTNLARALRELKEAGVWIIGTSDEAPATLYETKLDGPVALVMGAEGEGMRRLTRDTCDEVMSIPMAGSVESLNVSVASGVCLYEAVRQRRVKG, encoded by the coding sequence ATGTCACGTCTGAAGGTTCTTTACGGTTTTCATGCGGTGACCGCACGCTTGCGGCACGATGCATCGACGGTGGCGGAGGTGCTGTACGACCAGACGCGCCGCGACCGCCGCATGCAGGACTTCCTGCACGCCGCGAAGGAAGCGGGCGTGCGGCTGATCGCAGCCGACGAAACGCGCCTGTGGGGCCTCGCGCATACCGAGCGTCATCAGGGCGTCGTCGCGCGCGTCGAGGACATGCCGCTTGCGCAGAACCTGTCCGAGCTGCTCGACGGCATCAACGGGCCCGCGCTGCTGCTCGTGCTCGACGGCGTCACCGATCCGCACAACCTCGGCGCATGCCTGCGGGTCGCCGATTCGGCCGGCGCGCATGCGGTGATCGCACCGCGTGACCGCGCGGTCGGCCTGAACGCGACCGCGGCCAAGGTGGCGAGCGGCGCGGCCGACACGGTGCCGTACATCACGGTGACGAACCTCGCCCGCGCGCTGCGCGAGCTGAAGGAAGCGGGCGTATGGATCATTGGCACGTCGGACGAGGCGCCGGCGACGCTCTACGAAACGAAGCTCGACGGCCCGGTCGCGCTCGTGATGGGCGCGGAAGGCGAAGGCATGCGCCGGCTCACGCGCGATACCTGCGACGAAGTGATGAGCATCCCGATGGCCGGCAGCGTGGAAAGCCTGAACGTGTCGGTCGCCAGCGGTGTCTGCCTGTACGAAGCCGTGCGTCAGCGGCGCGTGAAGGGCTGA
- a CDS encoding N-acetylmuramoyl-L-alanine amidase gives MTLFRIGACCAVFGLLAACTSPSLVERGTYYADTSLHARGADSRIRFLVMHYTESDETKSLRTLTGDSVSVHYVIPPQPRAERGMPVVYQLVPEARRAWHAGVSEWQGTTELNAVSIGIENVNRGPLDPQHRTWQPYPPEQVDALTRLSKDIVARYGIPPTRVVGHSDIAPQRKIDPGPLFPWHALAQAGVGAWPDDATVAARLAGRDPHAPVDVRELQLKLARYGYDVPTDGVLDTRTRRVFAAFQMHFRPSDYAGNPDAESDAIAQALLDKYFPGTQAADPAPADTP, from the coding sequence ATGACCCTGTTTCGTATTGGCGCCTGCTGCGCCGTGTTCGGCCTGCTGGCGGCCTGCACGTCGCCGTCGCTCGTCGAACGTGGTACCTACTACGCCGACACGAGCCTGCACGCGCGCGGCGCCGATTCGCGGATCCGCTTTCTCGTCATGCATTACACCGAAAGCGACGAGACGAAATCGCTGCGCACGCTGACGGGCGACTCGGTCAGCGTGCATTACGTCATCCCGCCGCAGCCGCGCGCCGAACGCGGGATGCCCGTCGTCTACCAGCTCGTTCCGGAAGCGCGGCGCGCGTGGCACGCGGGCGTCAGCGAGTGGCAGGGCACGACCGAACTGAACGCGGTATCGATCGGCATCGAGAACGTGAACCGCGGCCCGCTCGATCCGCAGCATCGCACCTGGCAGCCATATCCGCCCGAACAGGTCGACGCGCTGACCCGCCTGTCGAAGGACATCGTCGCGCGCTACGGGATTCCGCCGACGCGCGTGGTCGGGCACAGCGATATCGCGCCTCAACGCAAGATCGATCCCGGCCCGCTGTTTCCTTGGCATGCGCTCGCGCAAGCCGGCGTCGGCGCATGGCCGGACGACGCGACCGTCGCCGCGCGGCTCGCGGGCCGCGACCCGCACGCGCCGGTCGACGTGCGCGAACTGCAGCTCAAGCTCGCGCGCTACGGCTACGACGTGCCGACCGACGGCGTGCTCGACACGCGTACGCGGCGCGTGTTCGCGGCGTTCCAGATGCATTTCCGGCCGTCCGACTACGCGGGCAATCCGGACGCGGAAAGCGATGCGATCGCGCAGGCGCTGCTCGACAAGTACTTCCCCGGCACGCAAGCGGCCGATCCCGCGCCGGCGGACACACCCTGA
- the rpiA gene encoding ribose-5-phosphate isomerase RpiA — protein sequence MTQDELKRLVGQAAADYVIQNVPEGAVIGVGTGSTANCFIDALAAVKSRYRGAVSSSIATTERLKSHGIKVFDLNEIESLQVYVDGADEIDAGGAMIKGGGGALTREKIVASVADTFVCIADASKRVPVLGAFPLPIEVVPMARTAIGRRVTALGGVPVLRVTKDGAPYITDNGNEIIDVKGLQIADPRGFEAQVNAWPGVVTVGLFAERGANLCLLGTENGVETIVYPAG from the coding sequence ATGACTCAAGACGAACTCAAACGCCTCGTCGGCCAGGCCGCCGCCGATTACGTGATCCAGAACGTGCCGGAAGGCGCCGTGATCGGTGTCGGCACCGGCTCGACCGCCAACTGCTTCATCGACGCGCTCGCCGCCGTCAAATCGCGCTATCGCGGCGCCGTGTCGAGCTCGATTGCCACGACCGAACGCCTGAAATCGCACGGCATCAAGGTGTTCGACCTGAACGAGATCGAGTCGCTGCAGGTATACGTCGACGGCGCCGACGAGATCGACGCGGGCGGCGCGATGATCAAGGGCGGCGGCGGGGCGCTGACGCGCGAGAAAATCGTCGCGTCGGTGGCCGACACGTTCGTCTGCATCGCGGACGCCAGCAAGCGCGTGCCGGTGCTCGGCGCGTTCCCGCTGCCGATCGAGGTCGTGCCGATGGCGCGCACGGCGATCGGCCGGCGCGTGACCGCGCTCGGCGGCGTGCCCGTGCTGCGCGTGACGAAGGACGGCGCGCCCTACATCACCGACAACGGCAACGAGATCATCGACGTGAAGGGCCTGCAGATCGCCGATCCGCGCGGTTTCGAAGCGCAGGTGAACGCATGGCCGGGCGTCGTGACGGTTGGTCTGTTCGCCGAACGCGGCGCGAATCTGTGCTTGCTCGGCACGGAAAACGGCGTTGAAACGATCGTTTATCCGGCTGGCTAA
- a CDS encoding FadR/GntR family transcriptional regulator, whose product MEQGKDRSLVAKVMDGLVAGIVEDKYGGILPPQDVLSKEFDVSRTVMREALSMLLARDMLDVRPKVGTRVRPMRDWRMIDEDVVSWRFRAKPDPQFMRDVIEFRMLIEPRATAQAAVRATAADIAGIREAFDAFKVLQPGDPGYDTADELLHTRIVQASGNQFFQQMAAIVRGAVRLVNPRVVQKEGAHDIAVKAHARVVDAIERRDPREAEAASLALIDFSADEISRDFSVDVPVRA is encoded by the coding sequence ATGGAGCAGGGCAAAGACCGGTCACTGGTCGCCAAAGTGATGGATGGGCTTGTCGCGGGTATCGTCGAAGACAAGTACGGCGGCATCTTGCCGCCACAGGACGTGCTGTCGAAAGAGTTCGATGTGAGCCGCACGGTGATGCGGGAAGCGTTGTCGATGTTGCTTGCGCGCGACATGCTCGACGTGCGTCCGAAAGTCGGGACGCGCGTGCGGCCGATGCGCGACTGGCGGATGATCGACGAAGACGTCGTGAGCTGGCGATTTCGGGCAAAGCCCGATCCGCAGTTCATGCGCGACGTCATCGAATTCCGGATGCTGATCGAACCACGCGCGACCGCGCAGGCGGCGGTGCGCGCGACGGCGGCCGACATTGCGGGCATTCGCGAAGCGTTCGATGCGTTCAAGGTGCTGCAGCCGGGCGACCCCGGCTACGACACGGCAGACGAGTTGCTGCATACGCGGATCGTCCAGGCGAGCGGCAACCAGTTCTTCCAGCAGATGGCGGCGATCGTGCGCGGAGCAGTGCGTCTCGTGAATCCGCGCGTCGTGCAGAAGGAAGGCGCGCACGACATCGCGGTGAAGGCGCACGCGCGGGTCGTCGATGCGATCGAGCGACGCGACCCGCGCGAAGCCGAAGCGGCGTCGCTCGCGCTGATCGATTTCAGCGCGGACGAGATTTCGCGCGATTTCTCGGTCGACGTGCCGGTGCGTGCCTGA
- a CDS encoding Gfo/Idh/MocA family protein gives MNDNDHRPVRFGIVGAGSIARRFAQSLAHVPGATLAGAWARRADAAAAFCETYGGTPAASLDALLASDIDAVYIATLHDSHAQYTLAALTAGKAVLCEKPAALNAAQLETVLHAARDAGLLFMEAMKPPFFPLYRQLRAHLRDDPIGEIRLVRAGCASSSVPEDHSVYRLDHAGGALLDIGIYEAFLAVDWLGAAHDVQTLGRVGLTGVDLFASLNSVHANGGIAQLFCGLDVMGRGDALIAAAGGHVTIHEKWWNPERATIRYADGRTVELDARAEGGGLNYETAHFCDLLRAGETESPIMTHDHSRQMIAMTDAARAVLGVRYSGE, from the coding sequence ATGAACGACAACGACCATCGCCCGGTGCGCTTCGGCATCGTCGGTGCAGGCAGCATTGCGCGCCGCTTCGCGCAAAGCCTCGCCCACGTGCCGGGCGCCACGCTCGCCGGCGCCTGGGCCCGCCGCGCCGACGCAGCGGCCGCTTTCTGCGAGACATACGGCGGCACGCCTGCCGCGAGCCTCGACGCGCTCCTCGCGAGCGATATCGACGCGGTCTACATCGCGACGCTTCATGACAGTCACGCGCAGTACACGCTGGCCGCGCTGACTGCAGGCAAGGCCGTGCTGTGCGAGAAACCCGCGGCGCTGAACGCCGCGCAACTCGAGACGGTGCTGCACGCGGCGCGCGATGCCGGGCTGCTCTTCATGGAGGCGATGAAGCCGCCATTCTTCCCGCTGTACCGTCAGTTGCGTGCGCACCTGCGTGACGATCCGATCGGCGAGATCCGGCTCGTGCGGGCGGGTTGCGCATCGTCGTCGGTGCCGGAGGACCATTCCGTCTATCGGCTCGATCATGCGGGCGGCGCGTTGCTCGACATCGGCATCTACGAGGCGTTTCTTGCCGTCGACTGGCTCGGCGCCGCGCACGACGTGCAGACGCTCGGCCGCGTCGGTTTGACGGGTGTCGACCTGTTCGCGAGCCTGAACAGCGTGCATGCGAACGGCGGGATCGCGCAGCTCTTTTGCGGCCTCGACGTGATGGGGCGCGGCGATGCGCTGATCGCCGCGGCGGGCGGCCACGTGACGATTCACGAGAAGTGGTGGAACCCCGAGCGGGCGACGATCCGCTATGCGGACGGGCGTACCGTCGAACTCGATGCGCGGGCCGAAGGCGGCGGGCTGAACTACGAAACCGCGCATTTCTGCGACCTGCTGCGCGCGGGTGAAACCGAAAGCCCGATCATGACGCACGACCATTCGCGGCAGATGATCGCGATGACCGATGCGGCGCGCGCCGTGCTCGGCGTGCGTTATTCGGGCGAATAG
- a CDS encoding amino acid ABC transporter permease, whose product MSTTSLLVQSLPVLAQGAVLTVKFAVLSMVFGLLGAVVLAMMGIRQSEALDGFERIWVNALAWLARAYVSLMRGTPLLVQIFVIYYGLPSLGISLDPTPAGVIALSANVAAYMSESMRGAINGIARGQWLAAYSLGLSWGQTLRYVIGPQALRIAVPSLSNSLISLIKDTSLVSVITVTELLRSAQEVIAATYQPLPLYLAAAAVYWVLCQILEWVQRWYEKRLSLPSRH is encoded by the coding sequence ATGTCGACAACGTCCCTGCTCGTCCAATCGCTGCCGGTGCTCGCCCAGGGCGCCGTCCTGACCGTCAAGTTCGCCGTGCTGTCGATGGTGTTCGGCCTGCTTGGCGCCGTCGTGCTCGCGATGATGGGCATCCGGCAGAGCGAAGCGCTCGACGGCTTCGAACGCATCTGGGTCAACGCGCTCGCGTGGCTGGCACGCGCGTACGTGAGCCTGATGCGCGGCACGCCGCTGCTCGTGCAGATCTTCGTCATCTATTACGGGCTGCCGAGCCTCGGCATCTCGCTCGATCCGACGCCGGCCGGCGTCATCGCGCTGTCCGCGAACGTCGCGGCCTACATGTCGGAAAGCATGCGCGGCGCGATCAACGGGATCGCGCGCGGCCAGTGGCTCGCCGCGTACAGCCTCGGGCTGTCGTGGGGGCAGACGCTGCGCTACGTGATCGGCCCGCAGGCGCTGCGCATCGCGGTGCCGAGCCTGTCGAACAGCCTGATCAGCCTGATCAAGGACACGTCGCTCGTGTCCGTGATCACCGTGACCGAACTGCTGCGCAGCGCGCAGGAAGTGATCGCGGCGACCTATCAGCCGCTGCCGCTCTATCTCGCCGCCGCGGCCGTGTACTGGGTCCTGTGCCAGATCCTCGAATGGGTGCAGCGCTGGTACGAAAAGCGCCTGTCGCTGCCGTCGCGGCACTGA
- a CDS encoding cystine ABC transporter substrate-binding protein, whose protein sequence is MKFSLLKKLLVAGVIGTSFAAATAHAADLLDQVKQRGTLRVGLEGTFPPFNSKSPQGELVGFDVDIAKAVAAKLGVKAEFVTTEWSGIIAGLQAGKFDVIANQVGITDKRKETLDFSPAYTYSSAQLIQRKDDTRQFKSLEDLKGKKLGVALGTNYMDMAKSVPGIDVKTYPGAPEYLRDLAAGRLDAALNDRLMLAYLTKNSQLPLRPGANVGSANPSGIPFKKGNPKFQKAIDDAMAQLEADGTFTKISDKWFGIDVTKPIK, encoded by the coding sequence ATGAAATTTTCGCTGCTGAAGAAGTTGCTGGTTGCCGGCGTGATCGGCACGTCGTTCGCCGCGGCGACCGCCCACGCGGCCGACCTCCTCGACCAGGTCAAGCAACGCGGCACGCTGCGCGTCGGCCTCGAGGGCACGTTCCCGCCGTTCAACTCGAAGAGCCCGCAAGGCGAGCTCGTCGGCTTCGACGTCGATATCGCGAAAGCCGTCGCCGCGAAGCTCGGCGTGAAGGCCGAGTTCGTGACGACCGAATGGAGCGGCATCATCGCGGGCCTGCAGGCCGGCAAGTTCGACGTGATCGCCAACCAGGTCGGCATTACCGACAAGCGCAAGGAAACGCTCGACTTCTCGCCGGCGTACACGTATTCGTCCGCGCAGCTGATCCAGCGCAAGGACGACACGCGCCAGTTCAAGTCGCTGGAAGACCTGAAGGGCAAGAAGCTCGGCGTCGCGCTCGGCACGAACTACATGGACATGGCGAAATCGGTGCCGGGCATCGACGTGAAGACGTACCCGGGCGCGCCCGAGTACCTGCGCGATCTCGCGGCCGGCCGCCTCGACGCGGCGCTCAACGACCGCCTGATGCTCGCGTACCTGACGAAGAATTCGCAACTGCCGCTGCGCCCGGGCGCGAACGTCGGTTCGGCGAACCCGTCGGGCATCCCGTTCAAGAAGGGCAACCCGAAGTTCCAGAAGGCGATCGACGACGCGATGGCGCAACTCGAGGCCGACGGCACGTTCACGAAGATCTCCGACAAGTGGTTCGGCATCGACGTGACGAAACCGATCAAGTAA
- a CDS encoding quinone-dependent dihydroorotate dehydrogenase → MFSSLYPLARASLFKMDAEDAHHLTLRALGAAGRTGLACALSARVPDAPRTVMGLTFRNPVGLAAGLDKDGAAIDGLAALGFGFIEVGTVTPRPQPGNPRPRMFRLPQAEALINRMGFNNHGVDQFVKNVQAARYRGILGLNIGKNADTPIERAAEDYLYCLERVYPFASYVTINISSPNTKNLRQLQGAGELDALLAALKDKQQRLADLHGKLVPLALKIAPDLDDEQVKEIGDTLLRHKIEAVIATNTTLSRAAVQGLPHADEAGGLSGRPVFDASNEVIRKLHAEVGNDVPIIGVGGIFSGEDARAKLAAGAALVQLYTGFIYRGPALVSECVKAIARERSA, encoded by the coding sequence CGCGGCCGGCCGCACGGGCCTCGCCTGCGCGCTGTCGGCCCGCGTGCCCGACGCGCCGCGCACCGTGATGGGGCTCACGTTCCGCAACCCGGTCGGCCTCGCGGCCGGCCTCGACAAGGACGGCGCGGCCATCGACGGCCTCGCGGCGCTCGGCTTCGGCTTCATCGAGGTCGGCACGGTCACGCCGCGCCCCCAGCCCGGCAACCCGCGCCCGCGGATGTTCCGGCTGCCGCAGGCCGAGGCGCTGATCAACCGGATGGGCTTCAACAACCACGGCGTCGACCAGTTCGTGAAGAACGTCCAGGCCGCCCGCTATCGCGGCATCCTCGGCCTGAACATCGGCAAGAACGCCGACACGCCGATCGAGCGCGCCGCCGAGGATTACCTGTACTGCCTCGAGCGCGTGTACCCGTTCGCGAGCTACGTGACGATCAACATCTCGTCGCCGAACACGAAGAACCTGCGCCAGTTACAGGGCGCGGGCGAGCTCGACGCACTGCTCGCCGCGCTGAAGGACAAGCAGCAGCGCCTGGCCGACCTGCACGGCAAGCTCGTGCCGCTCGCGCTGAAGATCGCGCCCGATCTCGACGACGAACAGGTCAAGGAAATCGGCGACACGCTGCTGCGCCACAAGATCGAAGCGGTGATCGCCACCAATACGACGCTGTCGCGCGCGGCCGTCCAGGGCCTGCCGCACGCGGACGAAGCCGGCGGTCTGTCGGGCCGCCCGGTGTTCGACGCGTCGAACGAAGTGATCCGCAAGCTGCACGCGGAAGTCGGCAACGACGTGCCGATCATCGGCGTCGGCGGCATTTTCTCGGGCGAGGACGCCCGTGCGAAGCTGGCGGCCGGCGCGGCGCTCGTCCAGCTCTATACCGGCTTCATCTATCGCGGCCCGGCACTCGTATCCGAATGCGTGAAGGCGATCGCCCGCGAACGCAGCGCGTAA